Proteins encoded in a region of the Bacillus sp. T3 genome:
- a CDS encoding methyl-accepting chemotaxis protein, whose amino-acid sequence MFSKVSMNVKQMGSYIIIILFFIVITNTSYNNVNHLRDQTAYIGEVNVPKIDSVAKLKESITHIDQKIIMHAFERNIDRKIEIEKQIETEMKSVHDQITMLEKLKFSQESKKTINEFSKSTNLYGQLLPQFFDVSTSNDYAPLYVQLEKLTSINEEMDNTLEDLAKTAKADAQNTHKQNTKDANFFNWEILILSVTASIFSTIIAFFTTRLISRTVKRFAQNVDVTNKSVDEIKKSIDKTALSSQQLDVSMNKASDSVSELVESIQQVAGSASITSSGVDEISAAVEEMSASVSLVASSADTLASSAGESSSAIQEMMASIEQVAKNADNASSGVEQISAAIEQMSNSIKGVSNNAIGLTETAEETAKTVADMIDSIKQVAARAQTVNGLSKSVMNDAYEGTLSLNETLNGMQDISQVINQASIMMKNLDKNAEEIGSIIAVIDEIADQTNLLALNAAIEAARAGEHGKGFSVVADEVRKLAERSAQATKEIAILIKGIQAETATAVTSINVGSNKVTVGNQLADKTKQAIQKISEGITQVTEEMNQIAKETEDQQLNSKLITKAVGNVTSQSLQMTHSTKEQTITAEEIVKGIIETKDMVQQISIATNEQTKGGRAIVEAVENVSKQSYSVTNATREQASTSVEIVRNITSIKEMVKQIMIATNEQAKYGQDISSEVWNIKDQVNELDASIEIQTKEIEDVAKAIYEVNEQVKTLK is encoded by the coding sequence ATGTTTAGTAAAGTATCAATGAATGTGAAACAAATGGGCAGTTACATTATCATTATTTTATTCTTCATTGTAATTACCAATACTTCTTATAATAATGTTAACCACCTTCGAGACCAAACAGCCTATATTGGGGAAGTAAATGTACCAAAAATTGATTCAGTCGCGAAGCTAAAAGAAAGCATCACGCATATTGATCAAAAGATAATTATGCATGCTTTTGAACGAAACATTGATCGAAAGATAGAAATTGAAAAACAAATTGAAACAGAAATGAAATCTGTTCATGACCAAATAACGATGCTTGAAAAGTTGAAATTTTCACAAGAATCAAAGAAAACAATCAATGAATTTAGTAAGAGTACAAATTTATATGGTCAACTCCTCCCACAATTCTTTGATGTATCCACCAGCAATGACTATGCACCTTTATATGTACAACTTGAGAAGTTAACTTCAATTAATGAAGAAATGGATAATACGCTTGAAGATCTTGCTAAGACTGCAAAGGCTGATGCACAAAATACTCATAAGCAAAATACTAAAGATGCAAACTTCTTTAACTGGGAGATTCTCATTCTATCCGTTACAGCCTCCATATTTAGTACTATTATCGCATTCTTTACAACACGCCTTATTTCTCGTACTGTTAAAAGGTTTGCCCAAAATGTCGATGTAACTAATAAATCAGTTGATGAAATTAAAAAATCAATTGATAAAACTGCACTAAGTTCACAACAATTAGATGTCTCGATGAATAAAGCAAGTGATTCTGTTAGTGAATTAGTTGAATCCATCCAACAAGTGGCTGGTAGTGCTAGTATCACGTCATCTGGAGTAGATGAAATCTCTGCCGCGGTAGAAGAAATGAGTGCCTCTGTCTCCTTAGTTGCAAGCAGCGCAGATACCCTTGCATCTTCGGCTGGAGAATCATCCTCTGCTATTCAGGAAATGATGGCTTCTATTGAGCAGGTTGCTAAAAATGCAGATAATGCAAGTTCAGGTGTAGAACAGATTTCTGCAGCCATTGAGCAGATGAGCAATTCAATTAAAGGGGTTAGTAACAACGCAATCGGCTTAACCGAAACGGCTGAGGAAACAGCCAAAACCGTTGCAGATATGATTGATTCAATCAAGCAGGTTGCAGCACGGGCTCAAACAGTTAACGGGCTCAGCAAATCGGTTATGAATGATGCATATGAAGGGACACTCTCCCTTAATGAAACATTAAACGGCATGCAGGATATTTCGCAAGTAATTAATCAAGCAAGTATTATGATGAAAAACCTTGACAAAAATGCAGAGGAAATTGGTAGTATTATTGCCGTTATTGATGAAATTGCGGACCAAACTAATCTATTAGCACTGAACGCCGCAATTGAAGCTGCTCGTGCAGGTGAACACGGAAAAGGATTTTCTGTTGTAGCTGATGAGGTTCGGAAACTGGCTGAACGCTCTGCTCAGGCGACAAAGGAAATAGCTATTTTAATCAAGGGTATTCAGGCGGAAACAGCCACTGCTGTGACATCGATTAATGTAGGTTCCAACAAAGTTACGGTTGGAAATCAATTAGCTGATAAAACGAAGCAAGCCATTCAGAAAATTTCCGAGGGAATTACACAAGTAACTGAGGAAATGAATCAAATTGCGAAAGAAACTGAAGATCAACAGTTGAATAGTAAACTAATCACGAAAGCGGTCGGAAATGTGACAAGTCAATCACTACAAATGACCCATTCAACAAAAGAACAAACGATTACAGCTGAAGAAATTGTTAAGGGAATTATCGAAACGAAAGACATGGTTCAGCAAATCTCCATTGCCACAAACGAACAAACCAAAGGGGGACGCGCAATAGTTGAAGCTGTTGAAAACGTGTCAAAACAATCTTATTCAGTAACCAATGCAACTAGGGAACAAGCATCTACCTCTGTAGAGATCGTGCGTAATATTACTAGTATTAAAGAGATGGTCAAACAAATTATGATCGCAACGAATGAACAGGCAAAATATGGTCAAGATATCTCCTCTGAGGTATGGAACATAAAAGATCAAGTAAATGAGCTAGATGCCAGCATCGAAATTCAAACTAAGGAAATAGAAGATGTAGCAAAGGCTATTTATGAAGTGAATGAACAAGTAAAAACATTAAAATAG
- a CDS encoding PilZ domain-containing protein has translation MIQSYNRRREYNRTYFNRGIPATIELVTEAFNQEFNYRKAIDMFVLDMSASGLRFVHKIEFPINYIAVYKIRMVLNNKNLILFGKIIRKNRLPHQFNEYGVKFDYNFIDNNKFYRNTK, from the coding sequence ATGATCCAATCCTATAATCGGCGGCGCGAATATAATCGAACATATTTTAATAGAGGTATTCCGGCTACAATTGAACTGGTAACCGAAGCATTTAATCAAGAGTTCAATTATAGAAAAGCAATTGATATGTTTGTCCTTGATATGAGTGCAAGTGGACTGCGATTTGTCCATAAAATTGAATTTCCGATAAATTATATTGCTGTCTATAAAATTAGAATGGTACTTAATAATAAGAATCTTATACTTTTCGGGAAAATTATTCGTAAGAATAGGCTTCCCCATCAATTCAATGAATATGGTGTAAAATTTGATTATAATTTTATAGATAATAATAAATTTTATAGAAACACAAAATAA
- a CDS encoding type II secretion system protein produces MILFKRLKPKIMNQAGLTLTEILVSLVLISIVLITFFSFFSQTTLFSGKNEERLVAFHLATKTLNIVESNYKNTSISSDNLLLSCGNYPLELKSALQASTCYYHNNNKNYYPEIVLSKQLDMPTLYVIQIKIYNSPNSTERKLLSETYGYVRVK; encoded by the coding sequence GTGATTTTATTTAAAAGGCTAAAACCAAAAATAATGAACCAAGCTGGTCTAACACTAACAGAAATTTTGGTCTCCTTAGTACTCATATCAATTGTCCTGATTACGTTCTTTAGTTTTTTTAGTCAGACTACATTATTTTCCGGAAAAAATGAAGAAAGGCTAGTTGCGTTTCATTTAGCTACGAAAACATTAAATATCGTGGAAAGCAATTATAAAAATACATCCATCTCAAGTGATAATCTCTTATTAAGTTGTGGAAATTACCCCCTTGAATTAAAATCGGCTCTACAAGCCTCTACTTGTTATTATCATAATAACAATAAAAATTATTACCCAGAAATTGTCTTATCAAAACAATTGGATATGCCTACCTTATACGTAATTCAAATTAAAATTTACAATTCTCCCAATAGTACAGAACGAAAACTACTTTCGGAAACTTATGGGTATGTAAGGGTGAAGTAA
- a CDS encoding prepilin-type N-terminal cleavage/methylation domain-containing protein: MIFKNNKGLTLVELLLTLAISLSIMVLVSSMLFQSFRSKEISDTHVNLRQEANLILSMFSSAQVSGAGTTFDISYQRINAKEWELKIGNQEIVNPSYDISLEMVVGSNTASIIIDPRTIQQISMTINKKQKLNIKSLTLIDKKDTNNKFEISSVISRL; the protein is encoded by the coding sequence ATGATCTTCAAAAATAACAAAGGTTTAACATTAGTTGAATTACTGCTAACGCTTGCGATATCCCTTAGTATTATGGTGCTTGTTTCCAGTATGTTATTTCAAAGCTTTCGAAGTAAAGAAATAAGTGATACTCATGTAAATCTCCGCCAAGAGGCTAATCTGATACTATCAATGTTTTCTAGTGCCCAAGTAAGTGGAGCAGGTACAACCTTTGATATTAGTTATCAGCGTATCAATGCGAAAGAATGGGAATTAAAAATAGGAAATCAGGAAATAGTCAATCCAAGCTATGATATTTCATTGGAGATGGTAGTGGGAAGCAATACTGCATCCATTATTATTGATCCAAGAACTATTCAGCAAATTAGTATGACAATCAATAAGAAACAAAAGCTAAACATAAAAAGCTTAACATTAATTGACAAAAAGGACACAAATAATAAGTTTGAGATTAGTAGTGTTATTAGCAGGTTGTAA
- a CDS encoding LysR family transcriptional regulator: MELRQLRYFIEVAKREHVSEAAQHIHVAQSAISRQISNLEDELGVQLFEKEGRNVKLTPVGKLFLEHAETALKAIEYAKQQIDDYLNPEKGIIKIGFPTSLASHFMPTVISAFKEEHTNVDFQLRQGSYKFLIEAVKNREINIAFLGPVPPEDEDIESHILFSENISALLPVNHPLAERNSIRLNDLRTDEFVLFPEGMILHRIAIDACRQAGFSPNVSTVGEDLDAIKGLVAASMGVTLLPESTFDETPPRFTVKVPLEYPHVRRTVGLIIPKRRELAPSEKAFYGFVKEFFLRLERYK; this comes from the coding sequence ATGGAGCTCAGGCAATTACGCTATTTTATTGAAGTAGCGAAACGCGAGCACGTTTCAGAAGCTGCTCAGCATATACATGTGGCCCAATCTGCAATAAGCCGACAAATAAGCAACTTAGAAGATGAGCTAGGGGTCCAATTATTTGAAAAAGAAGGACGGAATGTTAAACTTACACCAGTTGGGAAATTGTTTTTAGAGCATGCTGAAACTGCGCTAAAAGCAATTGAGTATGCAAAACAGCAAATTGATGACTACTTAAATCCGGAAAAAGGGATCATTAAAATTGGATTTCCTACTAGTTTGGCCAGCCATTTCATGCCGACGGTGATCTCAGCCTTTAAAGAGGAACATACAAATGTTGATTTTCAGCTTAGACAAGGCTCATATAAATTCTTGATTGAAGCGGTTAAAAATCGTGAAATCAATATTGCCTTTCTCGGTCCAGTCCCGCCTGAGGATGAAGATATAGAAAGCCATATTTTATTTTCAGAGAATATATCGGCGCTATTACCTGTGAATCATCCTTTAGCAGAGCGGAATAGTATCAGGTTGAATGATTTAAGGACGGATGAATTTGTGCTTTTTCCTGAAGGAATGATTTTGCATCGGATTGCGATTGATGCCTGCAGACAAGCTGGTTTTTCACCAAATGTCTCGACTGTTGGTGAGGATTTGGATGCGATAAAAGGACTTGTTGCGGCATCGATGGGAGTAACCCTTCTTCCAGAAAGCACATTTGATGAAACACCACCACGCTTTACGGTAAAAGTTCCACTTGAATATCCGCATGTGAGGAGAACGGTTGGCTTGATTATCCCGAAACGACGGGAGCTGGCTCCTTCTGAAAAAGCCTTTTATGGATTTGTCAAAGAGTTCTTTTTACGCTTAGAGCGGTATAAATAA
- a CDS encoding zinc ribbon domain-containing protein, translated as MYCSNCGVVISEAAEICPKCGVRPFRTKDFCYSCGERNYNKYQVECMHCGTDLNARTVSASTMINMNQSWFAAIQSTLPDGFRQLIVKFKRE; from the coding sequence ATGTATTGTTCCAATTGTGGAGTAGTAATTTCTGAAGCAGCCGAGATTTGTCCTAAATGTGGTGTAAGACCTTTTCGCACTAAGGATTTTTGCTATAGCTGTGGGGAACGGAATTATAATAAGTATCAGGTTGAGTGTATGCATTGCGGAACGGATTTAAACGCCAGGACTGTAAGCGCTTCAACGATGATAAATATGAACCAATCGTGGTTTGCTGCCATTCAATCCACTCTTCCAGATGGATTTAGGCAACTTATTGTTAAATTTAAAAGGGAATAA
- a CDS encoding nitrous oxide reductase family maturation protein NosD, with translation MLPKMKLAGILLLFITMIGSTKVAASSNLQVLIDQAKAGETVIIPSGTYTGSISIKKPLTIIGQDKVKIKADGETPAIIIKNKGVTVKNINVENRTSDYAIYVTGSHHSLQNVTVKTARIGIRLNEASHIEINGAKVTGLPGAEEVGNGIDLYRSNHNVITNNKVNYIRDGIYLEYSTANKIIGNQITHSRYGLHFMYTEDNIVQNNTLSDNHTGSMIMVSYNELYENNYLLKNRKNVNSQGLYLYDVHDSTFKDNHINDNRIGIMIDNSFTNKIQHNEFQGNALGIIFKQSTDNSILNNDFKINVTTILTYGDGSNQNKLYGNYWDNQQGLDVNGDSFSDLKVIADPYFIEITDKNSAFQLLFQSPGMMLMEKLFKSEENQLVKDVSPAMKPNRQQEQTKTLNQGIMYISILFILSSIIFYLMGRKKLQ, from the coding sequence ATGCTACCAAAAATGAAACTGGCAGGGATTCTGCTTTTGTTTATTACGATGATTGGATCAACCAAGGTGGCAGCGAGCAGTAACCTTCAAGTACTCATTGATCAAGCTAAAGCGGGTGAAACGGTTATCATCCCTAGTGGCACTTATACGGGCTCAATCTCCATTAAGAAACCATTAACGATTATTGGACAAGACAAGGTAAAGATAAAAGCGGATGGAGAAACCCCTGCAATCATCATTAAGAATAAAGGCGTAACGGTTAAGAATATAAACGTCGAGAATCGTACCTCTGACTATGCCATTTATGTAACAGGGTCACATCATTCTCTGCAAAATGTGACGGTTAAGACTGCACGCATTGGGATTCGGTTAAATGAAGCTAGTCATATCGAGATTAACGGAGCTAAAGTCACGGGTTTACCAGGGGCAGAGGAAGTTGGAAATGGAATTGACTTGTACCGTTCTAACCATAATGTAATCACAAACAACAAGGTGAATTACATCCGTGATGGAATCTATCTTGAGTATAGTACTGCAAATAAAATCATCGGAAATCAAATAACACATTCACGCTACGGGCTCCATTTTATGTACACCGAAGACAACATCGTACAGAACAATACATTAAGCGATAATCACACCGGAAGTATGATCATGGTTTCTTACAATGAATTATATGAGAATAACTATTTGCTGAAAAACAGGAAAAATGTAAACTCACAGGGTCTCTATTTATATGATGTACATGACTCAACTTTTAAAGACAATCACATCAATGACAATCGGATTGGGATCATGATTGATAATAGTTTTACAAATAAAATCCAACATAATGAATTCCAAGGGAATGCACTAGGCATTATTTTTAAACAATCAACCGATAATAGCATCCTTAACAATGATTTTAAAATAAATGTCACAACCATTCTCACCTATGGAGATGGCTCTAATCAAAATAAGTTATATGGAAACTATTGGGATAATCAACAAGGGCTAGACGTTAACGGGGATAGCTTTAGTGATTTAAAAGTGATTGCCGATCCATATTTTATCGAGATAACTGATAAGAATTCAGCCTTTCAGCTCCTCTTTCAATCACCAGGAATGATGTTGATGGAGAAGCTCTTTAAGAGTGAGGAGAATCAGTTAGTAAAGGATGTATCACCGGCAATGAAACCAAATAGGCAACAGGAACAAACAAAGACGCTTAATCAGGGTATTATGTATATTTCTATACTATTCATACTATCAAGCATTATTTTTTATTTAATGGGGAGGAAGAAGTTGCAATGA
- a CDS encoding nitrous oxide reductase accessory protein NosL, which yields MKKKLGYFMMLLILVFAVAGCNTEKADKNTEKKEDPKVEEKTVAAKAIDEKVDKCENCKMAVADNADATEIILKDGKTLVFDDIGCMVNKWIRANGEKDIEAAFVRSHHDKEWLDYEKAVYVFDPKITTAMGYGVIAFKDKEGAQNFIDKNGMGKIMTKAELDKHDWPQDKSNMTMTKHSDSMDDGMNMEKSSEGMDMSK from the coding sequence ATGAAAAAGAAATTGGGGTATTTCATGATGCTGTTGATTTTGGTGTTCGCGGTCGCTGGCTGCAACACAGAAAAGGCAGACAAGAACACAGAGAAGAAGGAAGATCCAAAGGTTGAGGAAAAAACAGTAGCGGCAAAGGCGATTGATGAGAAGGTCGACAAATGTGAAAACTGTAAAATGGCAGTAGCGGATAATGCGGATGCCACGGAAATTATTTTGAAAGATGGAAAAACACTTGTGTTTGATGACATTGGCTGTATGGTGAATAAATGGATTCGGGCAAATGGCGAAAAAGATATTGAAGCAGCATTTGTTCGCAGCCACCATGATAAAGAGTGGTTAGACTATGAAAAGGCTGTCTACGTTTTTGATCCAAAAATTACAACTGCGATGGGCTATGGTGTCATTGCTTTTAAAGATAAAGAAGGCGCACAAAACTTTATTGATAAAAACGGTATGGGTAAAATTATGACGAAAGCAGAGCTCGACAAGCATGATTGGCCACAGGATAAAAGCAATATGACCATGACAAAGCATAGCGATTCAATGGATGATGGAATGAACATGGAAAAATCATCTGAAGGAATGGATATGAGTAAATAA
- a CDS encoding ABC transporter permease → MDSYVFFRQEWKTSLRQTSFYLFAGLFLIIMLFIFLIQINIDGLSSFTNITATAFNVLLYSLPLIVMLLGAFSITEERESGRFALLLTYPFKMKSFIIGKYLGQFASHIIVVTFSFGIFSGLSFAFNGTSSVKGILLIYLFAILITASFLAIGMLLGVLSSTRWQAMMISIALWFILIMIWPMLLIGSLSFLHYDYVKPVLLVVTVLNPAELLRVFFVIQFKGGAIFGQQYYQMIDFLNGSAALIYLTIYLLLYVAGMLIISTFVIGRKVRK, encoded by the coding sequence ATGGATTCCTACGTGTTTTTTCGCCAAGAATGGAAAACATCGCTTAGGCAAACATCTTTTTATCTGTTTGCTGGATTGTTCCTAATTATCATGCTATTTATTTTCCTTATTCAAATAAATATTGATGGGCTTAGCAGCTTTACAAATATTACGGCAACTGCATTTAATGTCCTATTATATTCATTGCCGTTGATTGTGATGCTTCTAGGGGCTTTTTCTATTACGGAGGAACGAGAATCTGGTCGATTTGCGCTGTTATTAACCTATCCATTTAAAATGAAGTCATTTATTATTGGGAAATATTTAGGTCAGTTCGCCAGTCATATCATCGTTGTTACGTTTAGCTTTGGTATTTTTAGTGGCTTGAGCTTTGCTTTTAACGGTACGAGCTCAGTCAAGGGTATCCTGTTAATCTATCTTTTTGCCATTCTTATCACTGCTTCCTTTTTAGCGATTGGCATGTTGCTTGGAGTCCTTTCCTCAACACGCTGGCAGGCCATGATGATTTCAATAGCTTTATGGTTCATTTTGATTATGATTTGGCCGATGCTTTTGATCGGCAGTTTAAGCTTCCTTCACTATGATTATGTGAAACCAGTTTTATTAGTGGTTACCGTGCTTAATCCGGCGGAGCTATTACGGGTTTTCTTTGTGATTCAATTCAAAGGCGGGGCAATTTTTGGCCAGCAATATTATCAAATGATTGACTTTCTAAATGGGTCAGCAGCACTTATTTATTTAACCATCTATCTCCTTCTCTACGTAGCGGGAATGCTAATTATATCCACCTTTGTGATTGGAAGGAAGGTGCGAAAATGA
- a CDS encoding ABC transporter ATP-binding protein has product MSQPILEIKNITKSFQRKVVLAPFSLQLDEGQIGVLVGGNGAGKSTIIKMIGGIFEPTTGEITVSGLTYKDRKNYPKNISYMPDDYHFPNGLTVKEWLDFYCRLARAPKGKSEKALKLVGLDTKQNELLSHLSKGMRQRLLFAQAYIRDSKLLLLDEPTNGLDPYWVSTFADILLQLRAEGKTILLSTHQLDVASAIADVLVFLHQGQIYHEIEVNEIDRDQLHNRLYQINKEIYGFK; this is encoded by the coding sequence ATGAGCCAGCCTATTTTGGAAATAAAAAATATCACGAAATCCTTTCAACGAAAAGTGGTGCTAGCACCCTTTTCCTTACAGCTTGATGAAGGGCAAATCGGTGTGCTAGTTGGTGGAAATGGCGCTGGAAAAAGCACGATTATAAAAATGATTGGTGGTATTTTTGAACCAACAACTGGTGAAATTACGGTTTCTGGTCTAACCTACAAGGACCGCAAAAACTATCCGAAAAATATAAGCTATATGCCGGATGATTATCATTTTCCTAATGGCCTAACCGTCAAGGAATGGCTTGATTTTTATTGTAGGTTGGCTCGGGCTCCGAAAGGGAAAAGTGAAAAGGCGTTAAAGCTAGTCGGCTTAGATACGAAGCAAAATGAACTGCTTAGTCATCTTTCAAAAGGAATGAGACAGCGTCTCTTATTCGCCCAAGCGTACATAAGGGATAGCAAGTTGCTCCTGCTGGATGAACCGACAAACGGCCTTGACCCTTATTGGGTGTCCACCTTTGCTGATATTTTGCTGCAATTGCGTGCTGAAGGGAAGACGATCCTGCTATCGACTCATCAACTTGATGTCGCCTCGGCAATTGCCGATGTCCTTGTATTTTTGCATCAGGGACAAATTTATCATGAAATAGAAGTGAATGAAATCGACCGGGATCAACTTCATAATAGGCTCTATCAAATCAATAAGGAAATCTATGGTTTTAAATAG
- a CDS encoding response regulator transcription factor, producing the protein MSEDSTHLFEALKQGAQGFLIKKVNPGDWYPYLKSVVSDHIPVSCEFVNEVIQTISSHPKKQTSHASNPLSQREMEILKLVAKGYTNKEISNMIFISEYTVKNHMKNITKKLDIKNRVQLTRFAIDNGWIEA; encoded by the coding sequence GTGTCAGAGGATAGCACTCATTTATTTGAAGCGTTAAAACAAGGGGCTCAAGGTTTTTTAATCAAAAAGGTAAACCCTGGGGATTGGTATCCGTATTTAAAATCGGTCGTTTCGGATCATATTCCGGTTTCCTGTGAGTTTGTGAATGAAGTCATTCAGACGATTTCCAGTCATCCGAAAAAACAGACAAGTCATGCAAGTAATCCGCTGTCCCAAAGAGAGATGGAAATACTGAAATTAGTAGCAAAGGGCTATACGAATAAGGAGATTTCAAATATGATTTTTATCTCGGAATATACGGTGAAGAATCATATGAAAAATATTACGAAAAAGCTAGATATCAAAAATCGGGTTCAGCTTACGCGTTTTGCTATCGATAATGGCTGGATTGAAGCGTAA
- a CDS encoding response regulator transcription factor, with product MIETKITKVLVVDDHAHAREAIREQLSEYEDFTIIGEATSGEEAIFLADELGPDLILMDINMPGLDGLKTTRLIKEKHPRSSLSS from the coding sequence ATGATTGAGACAAAGATTACGAAGGTTTTGGTAGTGGATGACCATGCCCATGCTCGAGAGGCAATCCGTGAGCAATTGAGTGAGTATGAGGATTTTACGATTATTGGTGAGGCGACAAGTGGGGAAGAAGCGATATTCTTAGCCGATGAGCTTGGGCCCGATCTCATCCTAATGGATATTAATATGCCTGGATTAGACGGCTTAAAGACAACGAGGCTCATTAAGGAAAAGCACCCCAGATCATCATTGTCATCTTGA
- a CDS encoding sensor histidine kinase: protein MSYSFIKWSILLSPALMVGVWEYVRHEFLLPYISMDAGNWLAPLFVFIFTLGFSTPLFKKLERMQDELNQERANKAMMEERQSISQDLHDGISQSLFLLSVKVNKLEKHVTGNELEQVNKIKQTVQHIYEDIRTSIQTLRTPPQEIEQIYLYQSLKSLLKEIKTETNIQVHLDWDFPERALTYKEKQELLSIMKEALMNVRKHSDCSNLYISAQEKDFKLTCTIKDDGVGYVPQESRQSHHGIKIMNERARRIGWLLGIESNHSGTVLSIVKGG from the coding sequence ATGTCCTATTCTTTTATTAAATGGTCGATATTACTTTCACCGGCGCTAATGGTTGGAGTGTGGGAGTATGTGCGACATGAATTTTTACTCCCATATATTTCAATGGATGCAGGGAACTGGCTCGCACCGCTGTTTGTTTTTATTTTTACATTAGGATTTTCTACGCCACTATTCAAAAAACTGGAAAGAATGCAGGATGAGCTTAACCAGGAACGTGCCAACAAGGCGATGATGGAGGAACGTCAGAGTATTTCCCAGGATTTGCACGACGGAATCTCACAATCCCTCTTTTTACTATCGGTCAAAGTCAATAAACTAGAGAAGCATGTAACTGGAAATGAGTTAGAGCAGGTAAATAAAATTAAGCAAACGGTTCAGCACATTTATGAAGACATTCGTACCTCGATTCAAACGTTGCGGACTCCGCCGCAGGAGATTGAGCAAATCTATTTATATCAATCATTAAAGAGCTTGTTAAAGGAAATAAAAACAGAAACGAATATTCAAGTTCACCTTGATTGGGATTTTCCAGAGAGGGCACTGACATATAAAGAGAAACAGGAGCTTTTGTCGATTATGAAAGAGGCGCTAATGAATGTCCGTAAGCATTCCGACTGTTCCAATCTTTATATTTCTGCACAGGAAAAGGACTTCAAATTAACTTGTACGATTAAGGATGATGGGGTAGGCTATGTCCCGCAAGAAAGCAGACAAAGCCACCACGGGATAAAAATTATGAATGAACGAGCCCGCAGGATAGGCTGGCTGCTTGGAATCGAATCCAATCATTCTGGAACCGTCCTTTCGATTGTAAAAGGGGGATAG